Proteins co-encoded in one Zootoca vivipara chromosome 3, rZooViv1.1, whole genome shotgun sequence genomic window:
- the LOC132591136 gene encoding cytochrome P450 2K6-like isoform X2, with translation MDWTEPIPALFLFILMITVVLKLGIFWNKSSQNLPPGPRPLPVIGNLHIMDLKRPYKTMLKLSKQYGPVFSIQMGPQKTVVLTGYETVKEALVNQADAFADRPIVPLFHELSQGFGVILSNGENWKVMRRFALSTLRDYGMGKRTIEDRIVEECSVLIKKFESYEGNPFETTTIMNAAVANIIVAILLDKRFDYEDPTYIRLLKLINENVQLFGSSSVTLYNMFPALGFLLGARKTVLRNKDELFAFINATFIKHLRDLDENDQRSFIDSFLIQQQEEEKKNKTNAYFHNENLKTVVANLFAAGMETTSTTLRWGLLLMMKYPEIQKKILPDLDGSPLLIQFSSYSLICPSGPGAFPNFACRIACCNSIIVTGLFRNDILSFGILSSLLSSKYLPISTLPQLP, from the exons ATGGATTGGACAGAGCCGATTCCAGCGTTGTTCCTCTTTATCCTTATGATTACCGTTGTTTTGAAACTGGGCATTTTCTGGAACAAGAGCTCCCAAAATCTTCCACCAGGACCGAGGCCTTTACCTGTCATTGGGAATCTCCACATCATGGATCTGAAGAGGCCTTACAAAACCATGCTAAAG TTGTCAAAGCAATATGGCCCTGTCTTCAGCATCCAAATGGGACCCCAGAAAACTGTGGTGTTGACAGGATATGAGACAGTAAAGGAGGCTCTGGTTAATCAGGCGGACGCATTTGCAGACAGACCCATCGTTCCATTGTTTCATGAGCTTTCGCAAGGCTTTG GTGTAATTCTGTCTAATGGTGAAAACTGGAAAGTGATGCGGCGGTTTGCTTTAAGCACATTACGGGACTACGGAATGGGAAAGAGGACCATAGAGGATAGAATTGTTGAGGAATGCAGTGTCCTGATAAAGAAATTTGAATCCTACGAAG GAAACCCATTTGAGACCACCACAATTATGAATGCAGCTGTTGCCAATATTATAGTGGCCATACTACTAGACAAGCGATTTGATTATGAAGATCCCACATACATAAGACTTCTGAAGTTGATCAATGAAAATGTCCAGCTTTTCGGAAGCTCTTCAGTCACG CTGTATAACATGTTTCCTGCTCTTGGTTTTCTTTTGGGGGCTCGTAAGACTGTCCTTCGCAACAAAGATGAGCTGTTTGCCTTCATAAATGCCACCTTCATAAAGCACCTCAGAGATCTGGATGAAAATGACCAGAGGAGCTTTATTGACTCATTTCTTATCCAGCAGCAAGAG gaggagaagaagaacaaGACGAATGCATATTTCCACAACGAAAACTTAAAAACTGTTGTGGCCAACTTATTTGCTGCTGGCATGGAGACCACTTCTACCACACTGCGCTGGGGACTGTTACTAATGATGAAATATCCTGAAATTCAGA AAAAAATCCTGCCTGATCTTGATGGATCACCTCTTTTAATACAGTTTTCAAGCTATTCGCTAATATGTCCATCAGGTCCAGGTGCCTTCCCTAATTTTGCCTGTAGAATTGCTTGCTGCAATTCAATCATTGTGACAGGTCTATTCAGAAATGACATTTTATCTTTTGGTATCTTAAGTAGTCTGCTGTCTTCTAAATATTTACCAATTTCTACATTACCTCAATTGCCTTGA
- the LOC132591136 gene encoding cytochrome P450 2K6-like isoform X1 — protein sequence MDWTEPIPALFLFILMITVVLKLGIFWNKSSQNLPPGPRPLPVIGNLHIMDLKRPYKTMLKLSKQYGPVFSIQMGPQKTVVLTGYETVKEALVNQADAFADRPIVPLFHELSQGFGVILSNGENWKVMRRFALSTLRDYGMGKRTIEDRIVEECSVLIKKFESYEGNPFETTTIMNAAVANIIVAILLDKRFDYEDPTYIRLLKLINENVQLFGSSSVTLYNMFPALGFLLGARKTVLRNKDELFAFINATFIKHLRDLDENDQRSFIDSFLIQQQEEEKKNKTNAYFHNENLKTVVANLFAAGMETTSTTLRWGLLLMMKYPEIQIKVQEEIAKVVGSSQPRIEHRTKMPYTDAVVHEIQRFANIVPTNLPHATATDVTLNGYFIPKGTYIIPLLSSVLHDESQWEKPHKFYPEHFLNSEGKFVKRDAFMPFSTGRRACLGETLAKMELFLFFTSLLQRFTFQPPPGTFQKDLDLTPAVGLTTSPMPHQLCALPRF from the exons ATGGATTGGACAGAGCCGATTCCAGCGTTGTTCCTCTTTATCCTTATGATTACCGTTGTTTTGAAACTGGGCATTTTCTGGAACAAGAGCTCCCAAAATCTTCCACCAGGACCGAGGCCTTTACCTGTCATTGGGAATCTCCACATCATGGATCTGAAGAGGCCTTACAAAACCATGCTAAAG TTGTCAAAGCAATATGGCCCTGTCTTCAGCATCCAAATGGGACCCCAGAAAACTGTGGTGTTGACAGGATATGAGACAGTAAAGGAGGCTCTGGTTAATCAGGCGGACGCATTTGCAGACAGACCCATCGTTCCATTGTTTCATGAGCTTTCGCAAGGCTTTG GTGTAATTCTGTCTAATGGTGAAAACTGGAAAGTGATGCGGCGGTTTGCTTTAAGCACATTACGGGACTACGGAATGGGAAAGAGGACCATAGAGGATAGAATTGTTGAGGAATGCAGTGTCCTGATAAAGAAATTTGAATCCTACGAAG GAAACCCATTTGAGACCACCACAATTATGAATGCAGCTGTTGCCAATATTATAGTGGCCATACTACTAGACAAGCGATTTGATTATGAAGATCCCACATACATAAGACTTCTGAAGTTGATCAATGAAAATGTCCAGCTTTTCGGAAGCTCTTCAGTCACG CTGTATAACATGTTTCCTGCTCTTGGTTTTCTTTTGGGGGCTCGTAAGACTGTCCTTCGCAACAAAGATGAGCTGTTTGCCTTCATAAATGCCACCTTCATAAAGCACCTCAGAGATCTGGATGAAAATGACCAGAGGAGCTTTATTGACTCATTTCTTATCCAGCAGCAAGAG gaggagaagaagaacaaGACGAATGCATATTTCCACAACGAAAACTTAAAAACTGTTGTGGCCAACTTATTTGCTGCTGGCATGGAGACCACTTCTACCACACTGCGCTGGGGACTGTTACTAATGATGAAATATCCTGAAATTCAGA taAAGGTCCAAGAAGAAATTGCAAAGGTTGTTGGATCTTCTCAGCCAAGAATTGAACACCGAACAAAAATGCCTTATACAGATGCCGTGGTCCATGAGATCCAGAGGTTTGCCAATATTGTCCCAACCAACCTGCCACATGCCACGGCTACAGATGTTACCCTCAATGGCTACTTCATTCCAAAG GGGACATACATCATACCATTGCTGTCCTCTGTTCTGCATGATGAATCTCAATGGGAGAAACCACATAAATTCTACCCTGAGCATTTTCTCAACTCTGAAGGAAAATTCGTAAAGAGAGATGCTTTCATGCCTTTCTCCACAG GACGGAGAGCATGTTTAGGTGAGACTCTTGCCAAAATGgagctcttcctcttcttcacaagTCTCCTGCAGAGATTCACCTTCCAGCCACCCCCTGGAACTTTTCAAAAAGACCTCGATCTTACTCCTGCTGTTGGGCTTACAACATCGCCCATGCCCCACCAGCTCTGTGCTCTGCCACGTTTCTAA